Below is a genomic region from Microbacterium esteraromaticum.
CGGCATCCGGTCGGCGGTCACGCTGCGACGCGACTCCGCCTTCCTGAGCCTGCTCAGCGCGAGCGATCCCACGGCCTGGGCGATCGTCCACTCGACGGGCTCGACCTGGTTCTCGCTGGTCGTCGACGGGCACTACACGCGCGACGTGATCGACGTCGACCTGACCGACCGCGAGATGCGCGAGCATCTTGCCGCGCTGGTCGACATCGCGCTCGCGCACCTGCACGGGGGGAGCAGGCTGATCCGACGCGCCGGCCGGCATCGCCTCGCCGTCGCTGTCGACGGCGCCGAGCTGCTGCTGTTCGCCCCGCTCGATCGGATGCTCGCCCGGTTCTCTCCGCTGCGTGCACGTCGTGTGCGCGCGCGGCTGTCGCGCGCTGCGGACGGACTGCTCGCTGACCGTCGGCTGCCCCCGATCGAGGACAGCTGGATGATCGTGCATCCCGAGACATGGGAGCTGCTCGTCGATCTCGATGCGCTGCAGGCGGGACTCGCCGGATCCTCGACGTGGCGGCGAACCACGGAGGGCGGACGGATCCGCAGAGAGCTGGCAGGAGAGGCCCTCCTGCTGGCTGACGCCCTCGCCGAGCTCGGGCTGGTGGACGTCGCCGTCGGTCTGTCTGACCTCGCCGCGCAGATCGACCGGTACTGAGAGATGTCGTCGAGGCGCCGCCCTGCGCGCGGGCGGCGCCTCGACCATGCGATGAGGATCAGCCTGCGGAGTATCGCGCCCACAGGTCGGCATGATCGGCGCGGAAGCGCGTGACCAGGTCGATGCATGCTCGATCGTCGACGATCTCGACGTGCACGCCCTCGGTGCGCAGCTGCGACACGTGGCCGGCGAAGTGGTGCACCTCGCCGACGATCGCCGAGCGCACGCCCGTGATCAGAGCGGCTCCGGCGCACATCGCGCACGGCCCCTCTGTGGCCACGAGCACAGCGCCCTCCGGCACGCGACCGTGGCGTTCGATGCAGTCGCGGATCGCCTCGGTCTCGGCATGGGCGAGGAAGTCACCCCGCTGCACCTGACGGTTGCGTCCCAGGGCGATCACCTCGCCGCCGTGCAGGATCGCCGCCCCGAAGGGCATTCCTCCCTCGGCGACGCCGTCCTCCGCCTCACGCAGGGCCGCGGCGAGCCCGGTCTCGGTCCATTCACGCAGCATGGGCCACCGCCGTCGACCTGTCCTTCGACAGCATCCAGTGGAAGGCGATGCCGAGCGCGCAGCCGAAGAACCACGAGAACGGGGCGAGCGCGCCCAGCGCGGGCACCTGCGCGATGATCGTCGCGAGACCGCCCGCCAGCAGCAGAGCTGCGATCGCGCGGGGATTGAATCCGCGCCGGTACCAGTACTTGCCGCGCGGGTCGGCGGTGTAGAGGTGGTCCATGTCGATGTGCTGGCGACGCACGAAGAAGTACTCGCAGATCACGATGCCGAAGATCGGGCCGATGAACGCCGAGAAGGTGCCGAGCGTGTACTGCACTTCTGGCCGCCGCGGCCTGCGAGGTTGGTGAAGAAGTAGATCAGGGTGATGCCGACGAGCAGGGCGGTGAAGACCTGCCAGCCGGCGAGCCCCAGGGTGAACAGGCCGGCGGCGAACACGTACCCGGCGACCGAGTGGACGTTCGACATCCACATCGCGAACAGGTTGTACACGCCCCAGGACTGCTGAGTGACGGGACTGATGTCGGGGTCGGTCAGTGTGGGGCTGGGTTCGAAGCGCGTAGCACCCGCATCAGGAGGCTGAGTGTGCTCACGGATCTCGGACATGGTGTCTCGATTTCCGCGCCACGTCAGCGTGGCGCGAGTCGGGCTCGAGCCGTCGTCGGCGTCGAGGAAGGACATTCTGGTATACCGTAGCGGCAAATGGTATACCGCGCGAGACCTGTTTCAGGATGCGGGAATGACTGGCACTGCGGCGAGAAGTCGTCTCGTGTACTCGTGCGCCGGATGCTGCAGCACAGCGGCGGTCGCGCCGTGCTCGACGATGCGCCCGTCCTTCATCACGGCGACCGTGTCGCTGAGGTGCTGCACGAGCCCGATGTCGTGCGAGACGGTGATCATCGTCAGCCCCTCCTCGGCCTGCAACCGGGTGAGCAGGGCGAGGATCTGCGCCCGCACTGTGACGTCCAGCGCCGACATCGGCTCGTCGCCGACGAGGATGCGCGGGCGGTGCACGATGGCACGCGCCAGCGCGATGCGCTGGCGCTGACCACCGGAGAATTCGTGCGGATGCCGGTCGGCCATGCCGGCGTCGAGCCCGACCTGCTCGAGCACCTCCCGCACCCGCGCCCTGTGATCTCCGGGGATGTCGAGGGCCCACAGCGGCTCGGCGATGATCCGGCCCGCGCTCATCCGCGGGTCGAGCGATGCGTAGGGGTCCTGGAACACCAGCCCGGTCTGGCGGCGCAGCCAGTGCAGCGACCGTGCGCTCGCCGTGGCATCCACCTCTCGCCCGCCCACGCTCACACGCCCGCTCGTCGGGCGGTCGAGACCGAGCAGCAGCCGCACGAGCGTGGACTTGCCCGATCCCGATTCTCCGATCAGGCCCAGTGATCCGCCCTCCGGGACGGCGAGGTCGGTCGGGTGCAGCGCCGTGCTCGTGCGGCGGCGCTCGAAGATCGTGCGCCGCCGAACGGGGAAGCTGCGGCTGAGGCCCTCGGCGACGATGAGGCCGGTGCCGGTGCCGGTGCCGGTGCCATCGGAGACTGTCATGCTCCGCTCCCGTCGTCGTCGCCGTCCGCTCTCCACAGCGTCGCCGTGGCGTCGCGCAGCAGCGCCTGTGTGACCGGCGAGGCCGGGGCGCTGAGCAGCGTCGCGACCGGCGCCTGCTCGACGACGCGACCGTGCTCGAGCACGACCCCGTGCGTGGCCACCTGCGACAGCACGGCGAGGTCGTGGGTGATGAAGACGAGCGACATGCCCTCGTCGGTGACCAGGCCGAGAAGCAGCTTCAGCACCTCTGCCTGGATGGTCACGTCGAGCGCCGTGGTCGGCTCGTCGGCGATCAGCAGCCGCGGTCGGCAGGCCAGGGCCATCGCGATCGCGACCCGCTGACGCTGTCCGCCGGAGAGCTGGTGGGGATAGCGGTCGACGATCGACGCCGGATCCGGCAGCTGGACGCGGGCGGCCTCTGCGATCGCGCGCTCGCGCGCCTCGCGCCGCCCGAGCCGCTCGTGGATGCGCACCGACTCGCCGATCTGCCTGCCGACCGTGCGTATCGGGTTCAGCGCGGTGCGCGGCTCCTGGAACACCATGCCGATCTCGTCGCCGCGAAGACGCGCGAGTTCCCGGTCGGGCAATCCGACCAGCTCGGTGCCGTTCCACCGGATGCTGCCGGTGACCTGAGCGCCATCGGGCAGCAGTCCGAGTATGGCCAGGGCCGTCATCGACTTGCCCGACCCGGATTCGCCGATCAGCCCGAGGCGCTGGCCGTCCTCGACCGCGAAGGACACGCCGTCCACGACGCGTGCGCCGTCGAGCTCGACGACGAGCGACTCGACTTCGAGACTCATGCGACCACCTCCGGCACGTGCACCTGCGCGGAACGGCGGGAGAGAGTGGGGTCGCTCGCCTCGCGCAGCGCGTCGCCGAGCAGGTTGAGGCCGAGCACGGTGACCGTGATCGCGATGCCCGGCCAGACGACGGTGAGCGGATGCACGCCGATGTAGCGCTGCAGATCGGCGAGCAGCGTCCCCCAGGACGCTTCGGTGAGGGATGCCCCGAAGCCGAGATACGACAGACCGGCCTCGGCCAGCACGGCGACCGCCATCGACCACGACAGCTGCACGATGAACACCGGCGCGATGTTCGGCAGCAGGTGCCGCACCAGGTTCTGCCCTGCGGTGAGTCCGGCTGCGCGACCGGCGAGCACGAAGTCGCTCTGCTGAACCCTTCGCAGCTCGGGCCGCGTGACGCGGGCGATGCTCACGCCGAAGCCGATGCCGACCGCGAACACGACCACCCAGAGCGAACCGCCCCACACCGCCGAGATCATCATGGCGATCATGAGCACGGGGAAGGCGATCAGGATGTCGACGAGGACCGCGATGCTCTCACGCACCCAGCGGGCGGTGAGGGCTCCGAGTGCTGCGAGTGAGATGCCGACCAGCGTGGCGACGACGCCTGCGCCCACGGCGACGAAGGTCGTCGTGCGCGCCCCCGCCATGAGCAGGCTCAGGATGTCGCGGCCGGTGCCGTCCGTGCCGAGCAGATGCGGCCACCCGGGGGCCGCCCAGCGTCCGCGCACGTCGGAGAGCATGGGATCGAACGGGGTCCAGAACAGCGAGACGAGGGCGGTGAGTGCGATGATCGCGACGACGAGCACCGCGAACCGGCCCGTCCACGAAGACAGCAGCGCGTGCAGCCAGCGGGGCATCAGCCTTCCTCCGCTCTCTGCCTGGGGTCGACGGCGTGGTGCACGAGGTCGACGATGAAGCCGATGATCAGCACGAAGCCGGTGAGCACGAGCAGCTCGCTCTGCACTTTCACGAGATCACGGGTGCCGACGTCGGCGACGAGCATCCGGCCGATGCCGGGCAGCGTGAAGAGCTGTTCGATGACGACGGATCCGACGACGATGCCGGCGACCTGCACGCCGAGCACGGTGACGATGGAAAGACCGACGGCGGGGATGCCATGGCGGATGAGTGCCTGGCGGCGGGTGAGGCCCTTCGCGGCGGCGGTGCGGACGAAGTCCTGCCCCGCGGCCTGGAGGGTCGCGCTGCGCACGAACCGCATGAGCATGGCTCCTTCGACGATGCCGATCGTGAGCGCGGGAAGCAGCAGCGACTCGAACGCCCTGCCAGGCGTCGCCCACCCTGAGCGGGGGAAACCCTGCGCGGGGAGCCAGCCCAGCCAGTGGGCGAAGACCACGACCAGCATCA
It encodes:
- a CDS encoding nucleoside deaminase — its product is MLREWTETGLAAALREAEDGVAEGGMPFGAAILHGGEVIALGRNRQVQRGDFLAHAETEAIRDCIERHGRVPEGAVLVATEGPCAMCAGAALITGVRSAIVGEVHHFAGHVSQLRTEGVHVEIVDDRACIDLVTRFRADHADLWARYSAG
- a CDS encoding cytosine permease, translating into MQYTLGTFSAFIGPIFGIVICEYFFVRRQHIDMDHLYTADPRGKYWYRRGFNPRAIAALLLAGGLATIIAQVPALGALAPFSWFFGCALGIAFHWMLSKDRSTAVAHAA
- a CDS encoding cytosine permease, with amino-acid sequence MSFLDADDGSSPTRATLTWRGNRDTMSEIREHTQPPDAGATRFEPSPTLTDPDISPVTQQSWGVYNLFAMWMSNVHSVAGYVFAAGLFTLGLAGWQVFTALLVGITLIYFFTNLAGRGGQKCSTRSAPSRRSSARSSAS
- a CDS encoding ABC transporter ATP-binding protein, producing the protein MTVSDGTGTGTGTGLIVAEGLSRSFPVRRRTIFERRRTSTALHPTDLAVPEGGSLGLIGESGSGKSTLVRLLLGLDRPTSGRVSVGGREVDATASARSLHWLRRQTGLVFQDPYASLDPRMSAGRIIAEPLWALDIPGDHRARVREVLEQVGLDAGMADRHPHEFSGGQRQRIALARAIVHRPRILVGDEPMSALDVTVRAQILALLTRLQAEEGLTMITVSHDIGLVQHLSDTVAVMKDGRIVEHGATAAVLQHPAHEYTRRLLAAVPVIPAS
- a CDS encoding ATP-binding cassette domain-containing protein, encoding MSLEVESLVVELDGARVVDGVSFAVEDGQRLGLIGESGSGKSMTALAILGLLPDGAQVTGSIRWNGTELVGLPDRELARLRGDEIGMVFQEPRTALNPIRTVGRQIGESVRIHERLGRREARERAIAEAARVQLPDPASIVDRYPHQLSGGQRQRVAIAMALACRPRLLIADEPTTALDVTIQAEVLKLLLGLVTDEGMSLVFITHDLAVLSQVATHGVVLEHGRVVEQAPVATLLSAPASPVTQALLRDATATLWRADGDDDGSGA
- a CDS encoding ABC transporter permease — translated: MPRWLHALLSSWTGRFAVLVVAIIALTALVSLFWTPFDPMLSDVRGRWAAPGWPHLLGTDGTGRDILSLLMAGARTTTFVAVGAGVVATLVGISLAALGALTARWVRESIAVLVDILIAFPVLMIAMMISAVWGGSLWVVVFAVGIGFGVSIARVTRPELRRVQQSDFVLAGRAAGLTAGQNLVRHLLPNIAPVFIVQLSWSMAVAVLAEAGLSYLGFGASLTEASWGTLLADLQRYIGVHPLTVVWPGIAITVTVLGLNLLGDALREASDPTLSRRSAQVHVPEVVA
- a CDS encoding ABC transporter permease yields the protein MIRYALTRGALLIAGLLVSSVIIFLTLRVFPGDVAQLIAGTQADRQTVEALRESLGLDKPLLAQYTDWIGGVMRGDLGTSQLSGASVGAELVEKSRVTVPLGLMALTIALLIAVPFGVLSALLRGRGGGTALSIAAQTLAAVPVIWAGMMLVVVFAHWLGWLPAQGFPRSGWATPGRAFESLLLPALTIGIVEGAMLMRFVRSATLQAAGQDFVRTAAAKGLTRRQALIRHGIPAVGLSIVTVLGVQVAGIVVGSVVIEQLFTLPGIGRMLVADVGTRDLVKVQSELLVLTGFVLIIGFIVDLVHHAVDPRQRAEEG